The Raphanus sativus cultivar WK10039 chromosome 2, ASM80110v3, whole genome shotgun sequence genome includes a region encoding these proteins:
- the LOC108832663 gene encoding casein kinase 1-like protein HD16 — protein sequence MPELRSGARRLRQANPQVIDQAENIELPPPQPATRRRGGVGGGGRGRGNAAALAKAAAPPRPTGRGRGIRLIDLEAEPCEVRPAVGEPVAADKGIAMEGGSPDKAVGVEEDPSSAPVPERVQVGNSPVYKTERKLGKGGFGQVFVGRRVSGGSDRIGADAIEVALKFEHRNSKGCNFGPPYEWQVYNTLNGCYGVPAVHHKGRQGDFYILVMDMLGPSLWDVWNSSGQSMSPNMVACIAVESISILEKFHMKGFVHGDVKPENFLLGQPGTADEKKLYLVDLGLASKWKDSHSGHHVEYDQKPDVFRGTIRYASVNAHLGRTGSRRDDLESLAYTLIFLLKGRLPWQGYQGDNKSFLVSKKKMSTSPEMMCCFCPPPFKLFLEAVTNMKFDEEPNYAKLISIFDTLIEPSALSRPIRIDGALKVGQKRGRLLLNLEEDEQPKKKIRIGSPATQWISVYNSRRPMKQRYHYNVGDSRLDSHIQKGNEDSLLISCVASSANLWALIMDAGTGFPSQVYELSTVFLHKEWIMEQWDKNYYISSIAGSDNGSSLVVMSKGTCYTQQSYKVSDSFPYKWINKKWKEDFHVTSMTTAGNRWGVIMSKNSGFSDQVVELDFLYPSDGIHRRWESGYRITSMAATADQAAFILSIPKRKLNDETQETLRTTAFPSTHVKDKWAKNLYIASICYGRTVC from the exons ATGCCAGAGTTAAGAAGTGGAGCACGTAGACTGAGACAAGCAAACCCTCAGGTCATTGATCAGGCTGAGAATATTGAGCTTCCTCCTCCTCAACCTGCAACAAGGAGAAGAGGTggtgttggtggtggtggtagagGAAGGGGAAACGCTGCAGCTTTGGCCAAAGCCGCTGCACCTCCAAGACCAACTGGTAGAGGTCGAGGCATCAGGTTAATAGATTTAGAGGCGGAGCCTTGCGAGGTTCGTCCAGCTGTAGGTGAACCGGTAGCTGCTGATAAGGGTATCGCTATGGAAGGTGGTAGCCCTGATAAGGCTGTGGGTGTGGAAGAAGATCCCAGCTCTGCTCCTGTCCCTGAAAGG GTACAAGTTGGAAACTCCCCTGTTTACAAGACCGAGAGGAAGCTCGGTAAAGGAGGCTTTGGTCAAGTTTTTGTGGGGAGAAGAGTGAGTGGTGGCAGCGATAGGATTGGTGCTGATGCAATTGAG GTGGCTCTGAAATTTGAGCACCGAAATAGCAAAGGATGCAATTTTGGCCCACCTTACGAGTGGCAAGTGTACAA TACACTCAACGGTTGCTATGGAGTTCCTGCGGTACATCATAAGGGTCGTCAAGGAGATTTTTACATTCTT gTCATGGACATGCTTGGCCCGAGCCTCTGGGATGTTTGGAACTCTTCAGGGCAATC GATGTCTCCGAACATGGTAGCGTGCATTGCAGTTGAGTCCATATCTATTCTTGAGAAATTTCATATGAAAGG GTTTGTCCATGGAGATGTGAAGCCCGAAAACTTTTTACTCGGTCAACCTGGAACAGCAGATGAGAAAAAACTCTACCTTGTCGATCTTGGTCTag CATCAAAATGGAAAGATTCGCACTCCGGTCATCATGTTGAGTATGATCAAAAACCTGATGTGTTCAG GGGAACAATAAGGTATGCAAGTGTTAATGCACATCTTGGTCGTACTGGAAGTCGGAGAGATGATCTAGAGTCATTGGCTTATACTTTAATTTTTCTCCTCAAGGGAAGATTGCCATGGCAAGGTTACCAG GGTGATAACAAGAGCTTTCTTGTCTCCAAGAAAAAGATGTCAACTTCTCCTGAAATGATGTGCTGTTTTTGTCCACCACCGTTTAAGCTATTCCTCGAGGCAGTTACTAATATGAAGTTTGACGAGGAGCCTAACTATGCCAAGcttatttcgatttttgataCTCTAATTGAGCCATCTGCTTTATCCAGACCTATTAGAATTGATGGTGCTCTTAAG GTTGGGCAAAAACGAGGAAGATTGCTTCTTAACTTGGAAGAGGATGAACAgccaaagaagaaaataagaatAGGCAGCCCTGCTACTCAATGGATCTCAGTCTATAACTCTCGTCGTCCCATGAAGCAGAG ATATCACTACAATGTTGGAGACTCGAGGCTGGACTCGCATATACAGAAGGGTAATGAAGATAGCCTTTTGATTAGCTGTGTAGCATCATCAGCTAATCTCTGGGCCCTCATTATGGATGCTGGAACTGGCTTCCCTTCTCAAGTCTATGAATTGTCAACCGTCTTCCTGCACAAG GAGTGGATAATGGAACAGTGGGACAAGAACTACTATATAAGTTCTATAGCTGGTTCGGATAACGGGAGCTCGTTAGTTGTTATGTCAAAAG GAACATGTTATACGCAGCAGTCATACAAAGTCAGCGACTCATTTCCATACAAGTGGATAAATAAGAAATGGAAAGAAGATTTTCATGTAACATCTATGACAACTGCTGGTAATCGTTGGGGTGTGATAATGTCAAAGAACTCTGGCTTCTCTGATCAG GTGGTGGAGCTTGATTTTTTGTACCCAAGCGATGGAATACATAGGAGGTGGGAGAGTGGGTATAGAATAACATCAATGGCAGCAACTGCAGATCAAGCAGCTTTCATATTAAGCATACCAAAGCGTAAACTGAATGATGAAACTCAAGAGACTCTTCGTACTACTGCCTTTCCAAGTACTCATGTCAAG GACAAGTGGGCGAAAAATCTGTACATTGCATCAATATGCTATGGCAGAACAGTGTGCtga
- the LOC108840765 gene encoding uncharacterized protein LOC108840765 isoform X1, with protein sequence MRHLQKHLPQRMVQAFTQHHQHPLGDDVQARMFPSEMFQMHQRLQKVQQSQSNPLGIPSLSGGNEKQFSSQKQNPLLQKSSAISPHGSLGIQAPGFNVMSSASLQQQSNAMTQQLGQQPYVADVDHVGNDDQLQQNLPDDSTSITASKAISSEGDSKGLFDTSQQKS encoded by the exons ATGAGACACCTCCAAAAACACCTCCCTCAAAGAATGGTGCAAGCATTCACTCAGCACCATCAACACCCGTTGGGGGACGACGTCCAAGCTCGAATGTTCCCGTCAGAAATGTTTCAAATGCACCAGCGGTTACAGAAAGTACAACAAAGCCAAAGTAACCCCTTAGGCATTCCTTCTCTATCTGGAGGAAACGAGAAGCAGTTTTCTTCACAAAAGCAAAATCCTCTTTTGCAGAAG AGCTCTGCCATCTCTCCTCATGGTAGCTTGGGAATTCAGGCACCAGGTTTTAATGTCATGAGTTCTGCCTCCTTGCAGCAGCAATCAAATGCCATGACTCAACAATTGGGTCAGCAGCCTTATGTTGCTG ATGTAGATCATGTGGGAAATGATGATCAGCTGCAGCAAAACTTACCTGATGATTCAACTTCCATAACAGCTTCAAAAGCTATTTCAAGCGAGGGTGATTCTAAAGGTCTATTTGATACCTCG CAGCAAAAGAGCTGA
- the LOC108840765 gene encoding uncharacterized protein LOC108840765 isoform X2, protein MRHLQKHLPQRMVQAFTQHHQHPLGDDVQARMFPSEMFQMHQRLQKVQQSQSNPLGIPSLSGGNEKQFSSQKQNPLLQKSSAISPHGSLGIQAPGFNVMSSASLQQQSNAMTQQLGQQPYVADVDHVGNDDQLQQNLPDDSTSITASKAISSEGDSKGLFDTSQKS, encoded by the exons ATGAGACACCTCCAAAAACACCTCCCTCAAAGAATGGTGCAAGCATTCACTCAGCACCATCAACACCCGTTGGGGGACGACGTCCAAGCTCGAATGTTCCCGTCAGAAATGTTTCAAATGCACCAGCGGTTACAGAAAGTACAACAAAGCCAAAGTAACCCCTTAGGCATTCCTTCTCTATCTGGAGGAAACGAGAAGCAGTTTTCTTCACAAAAGCAAAATCCTCTTTTGCAGAAG AGCTCTGCCATCTCTCCTCATGGTAGCTTGGGAATTCAGGCACCAGGTTTTAATGTCATGAGTTCTGCCTCCTTGCAGCAGCAATCAAATGCCATGACTCAACAATTGGGTCAGCAGCCTTATGTTGCTG ATGTAGATCATGTGGGAAATGATGATCAGCTGCAGCAAAACTTACCTGATGATTCAACTTCCATAACAGCTTCAAAAGCTATTTCAAGCGAGGGTGATTCTAAAGGTCTATTTGATACCTCG CAAAAGAGCTGA